In Acidobacteriota bacterium, the sequence GCCTGGGGCTGGGGTGTGACCGCGCGGACTTCTAGACTGCCGATGGTCACCCGCACGACGGTTTCCGTCCTGGGAGCTTCGGTTCTGGAAACCTCACGCTGGGTTGAGGCGCCCTTTGGTGCGAGAGATCCTGCCGGATGCCCCCCGGAGTCTTCCGCGCCGGGCTCTTTGGGCTGATCTTCGGACCCCGAGCTCTGCCGCTCCCGAGCCGCGGCAGGTACCAAGGGCTCGGGGATCCGCGGGCCCGGATCGCTGTCGCTACGCTGAGCCTCGGCGCTCCCGGAGGTCGCCCGGGGCCTTGGCGAGGAGGCTTCCACCGGAGGCTGGGCAGCGGGTTCCGCTTCCGATGTTCTCGCCCGCGGTTGTGCGGCCTTCGGCAGCAAGGGCGGTGGCTGTGCGGCCGGCGGCGCATCGGGAGCTGGCCCGGCACTAGCGCCCTCGGAATTCGAGGCGGCAGCGCGGTTCGTCGCCCTCTCCCGCCGCGGTCTTGGCTGAATGGGGGCTGCCGCTGCCTGGGATTCCTCGCCGCCGGTGACGGTGGCGGCGGAGCTCTTCGGAGGCCTCTGGGGCCTCGTCGCGTCTCGGCTCCCGGCGGTCGCTTCGACGGTACGCCCTCGCGAGCTGCTGGCGGGGTCCCCTTTCGGCGCTGGTTGCTGCGGTCCTTGGCGAGGGGGCTCGTCGTCCGCGACGGCTCCCCCGCTGAGGTGGCTTTCCTTGAGGCGGCTTCCAGTGAGTCGGTTCCCCTCTTCGAGGCGGCCTCCCTCCTCGAAGAGATACGGCCGGCGGGGGGCCAGGCTCTTCCTGGGGCTCTGCCCTCGGCCGGCGAGGCGTTGGAAGAGGTTGCTCATAGTTCCAGCTGTTCCAAATAGGCGTGCCGCCGCCGAGAGCTCAGGGCGAGAATCTCGGCTTCGCTCCAGCCGTAGGCCCGAGCCAGGCGGTGGATTTGCCGCATCAGCTGGGCGGCGGCGATCTCCAGCTCCGTGGCCAGATAGGCGCCGGGGTCCAGGAGCTGGCGAAAGCGATGGCCGCAGCCGCCGCAATCCAGGTCCAGCCAGAGCTCCAGCCAGGGATCCGCCTCCGTCAGCCGGCGCCCGAGCTCGGTGACTTCGTCCGGTTCCAAAGCGCCAGCGGGAATCGGAGCCCCGTGGCGCCGAGCTTCGAGGACGCAGTGCTCCAGGAGCCGTCGTTCGGGATCCTCACTGCCGATGGCCATCAGGTCGGCGAGGGTGGGTGACCGGCCGCGCAGGCGCAGCGCTGACTCCGCCAGGTCGACGGCCACCTCCCGGCGGGCTGCCGTCGCTTCTTCCGAGGTCTCTGCCGCACTGGCTAGGAGCTCGGTCACGGACAGCCCCATCTCCAACTCTTCCCCACACTCCGGGCAGCTGCTGACCGACTCCAAGCGATCGCCGAAGAGGCGGGCGCGCAGTTGCAGCAGCCGCTGATGGCACTCCCCAAGGGGCAGTGCCGCCAGCTCCTCCGAGGTGTTCTCCGGGTGGGCGGCGCGCAGCAAGGCGAGGCTTCTGCGCGCTCCGCCGGCCCCCGGAGCCCCGGAGCCGCCGCCGCTGGCCTCCCAGAGGTCCAGCAGCTGCGCGTTGGAGATGGCTTCCAGCAACGCTCTACTCCGGTTCGGTGAAGGTCGGCTCGGTCGGCTCGGTGACCTCGACATCGCGGGTCCAGCCCTCGTTCTCCAGCTTCATCATCTCGATGGCGATGGCGTTGCCGCTGGCGTCGAGCTCCGGCAGGGCCTGGAACTCCGACGGCCAGCAGCGGAACACCTTGTAGGCGATGGCCAGCTGGCCGGCCTCGTTGTAGACCTCGATGATCAGGTCCTTACGGAAGTCCTTGAGGGAGACCTCCGAGCCCAGGCCGGCGCCGTAATTCCACACCTTGTTGGCCCATTGCTCGAAGTCCTTGTCGTGGGTGACCCCGCGTTCCAGGGTGATGGCGTCGTATTTGGTCTGCCCCGGCGACTTCAGCACCGTCGACGGATCGCCGCCGGTGCGGTGCTCCACGACATCGGTGCTGCGTTTGAGGGAGCCGACCTTGCTGACCCCGGCGACGTAGCGGCCGTCCCACTTCACGCGGAACTTGAAGTTCTTGTAGGGGTCGAGGCGTTGGGCGTTGACGGTGAATCTCATGGCGTGCCTCCTCTTAGGCCTCGATCTGGCCAGCCAGCTGCTGGATCTGGATGATCACGAATTCCGCCGGCTTGAGCGGGGCGAAGCCGACCAGAATGTTGACGACGCCCCGGTTGATGTCGTCCTGGGTGGTGGTCTCGTGGTCGCACTTGACCAGGTAGGCGTCCTTGGGGGTCGAGCCCTGGAAGGCGCCCTGGCGGAACAGGCCCTGCATGAAGGCGCCGATGTTGAGGCGGATCTGAGCCCACAGGGGCTCGTCGTTGGGTTCGAAGACCACCCATTGGGTGCCTCGGAAGAGGCTCTCCTCGATGAACAGCGCCAGCCGCCGCACCGGTACGTATTTCCACTGGGAGGCCTCCTGGTCGCTGCCCACCAGGGTGCGGGCGCCCCAGCACACCCGGCCGTAGACCGGGAAGTTGCGCAGGCAGTTGATGGCCAGCGGGTTGAGGGTGCCGTTCTCGGCGTTGGAGAGGGGCACTTCCAGCTGCTGCACGTTGGTCAGGCTCGCCTCGGTGCCCGCCGGCGCCTTCCACACCCCGCGGGTGCCGTCGGTGCGGGCGTAGAGCCCGGCGACGGTGCCACAGGGGCCGACAGTGCGCAGCCGAAACTCGTCCAGCGGATCGGGGATGCGCACCCGCGGGAAGTACAGGGCTGCATTGGCCCGCCGCAGGCCGGCGTTGGCGTCCAGCCAGTCCTTGGCCTCCTGCACCGCATCGACGCTGCTGGGGGAATCCACCAGGAGGAAGGCCCGCCGCTGTTCGCAGTAATTGGTCGCGGTGGTGATGATGGCGGCGCTTTGTGCCAGGGCGGTCTGGGGGTTGGCGTGGAGGGCGTCGTCGCCGGTGACCACCGAAGCTCGGGGAATGCACAGCAGGTTGAAGAGGTCGACGTCCTCCAGGGCATAGAGCCCGCTCTTGGCGTTGGCGTCGCCGATGATTTCCGCCGCCCCCGGAGGATCGCCGTCGTTGCCCGGAGTGCCGGCGCCCTGGGCGGTGCCGGCGATGGCGGCGCCGGCTCCCAGCGCGTACTGCTGCACATTGGCCTGGGCGTTGCCGGCGTCCAGCAGCAGCTCGCCGACGGTGGTGGCGTCCGCCGGCGCGGCGGTGAAGACCACCGCGTCCCCGGCGACCCCCGCCAGCGCCACCAGCCGGTTCTCTCCGCCGCCGGTGTAGGCCGCCACCCGCGCATTGGTGAACGTGGCGGGGTTGGCCGGTTGGGCTCCCCGGATGGCCGCCTGCAACTCGTCGGCGATGGCTCCCAGAACGTTGACGGCAGCGCCGAAGGTGGCCGTGTGGGGGCCGTCGCCGCCCAGGGTCACCTGCACCTCGGCGTTGTTGGGTACGGCGGGTATGGGGTTGATGTCCCCGGACACCGCCGCCTCGATGGCGGTGGCGGTGCCGGCGTCGAGGCCCAGATCGTCGACGGTGGTGTCCGCGCCCTCGGCGGAGAAGGCCACGGCGGTACCGGCGGTGCCGGCTACCACCACCAGCTGGTCCGCGCCGCCCTCGGAGTGCAGGGCCACCCGCGCGCCGGTGAACTCCGCCCCGGCGCCGGCGCCACGGATCTGCGCCTCCAGCTCTGTCGCCACCTCTCCGGGATTGTTCATGGCTCCCAGGGTCAGCGTCTGCGGCGCCCCGCCGCCCAGGGCCACCCGCAGCTGTTGGCCGGCGGCGGTGGGGAAGGCGACGCCGCTGATGTCGCCGGAGAGCACGCCCTCCAGATTCTGCGCGGTGAGCAGCTGGAGGTCCGCGGCGGTGGTGTCGGCACCGCCAGCGGCGAAGGTGATGCGGGCGTCGTGCTCGAGGCCGCCGGCCAGCACATGCAGCCGGTTGTCCACCACGTTGACCCGCGCCTGGGCGAAGGCCCGGCTCGCCGGGTTGGCGGCCCGGATCGCCGATTCCAGCCGCGCTCGGGCTTCCGCCAGCGTGGTGGGTACCGCCGTCAAGGTCGCCGTGGCAGTGCCTTCGGTGCCGATGGTGACGTCCACCTGGGGCGCCCCCGAAGTGATCGCCGGGAACGGCGCCAGCACCCCCGACAGGGTGCCGTTGGGCTGCGGCCGCAGATTGCCGTTGGCCGCCACCTCCACCAGCTTCGATCCCGCCAGCTCGTCGTTCACCACCCGGTGCACGAAGGTCGGGTCGGCGGCGTTCATCGACAGGTTGTTGAAGGTCTCCGTAGCCAGCAGCTGCCGCTCGCCGCCGGTGGTCTGGTAGAGGGCGATGGTGAGGTTGAAGCGGTCGTTGGACGTCGGCCCCGGGTAGTCCACCATCACCCGCAATTCGTTACCCCACACCCCGGCGTTGGCGGCGGTGACGGTGAGCGCCGTCGGCCCCCCAAGAGCGCTCTGGATGGCCACATCGGCCTCCTCCACCGCCCCCCCCGCAGTGCGTACCACCCAGGCCTCGGTGCCGCCGTTGAGGAAGAATTGCTGGATCGCGTAGCTCGCCTCGCTACGGCTGTGGAGCCCGCCGAAGACGCGCTGAAAATCCCCCATGTTGAAGATCTGGACCGCCTCGTCCATCGGCCCCTTGCGGAAGTAGCCGATGAACGCTGCCACGGAGGTCGCGACGCCAGTGATGGTGCGCACCCCGCTGGGCAACTCTTCGATGTAGACGCCGGGATAGCTGGTAGGTACGGGCATGGTGCTTCCTCCGTGAAGCTGCGGACATCAGGCCGCCGAGCGGCCGGAAAGGGCAACACTCCCGTCCAAAACACAGGAGCATCGATCAATCCCACAAGCCAGCGGACCACACGCCGTGGCCGCACGGGCTCTACAAGCTGTTGTGACGGAGGAAAGGAAAAAAGCTTCGGCGGGCCTCCGGCGCTAGCGCCGAATCACGGAGAAGCACAGCAACAGAACCGTAGCGTCGCTTCACCCTGAGAGGTAGACAAGCCGGTTGGATGGGGCCGGCATCAGGAGCGAAGCGGCAGCTGCGAAATCAAATACTCTTAATCAGTTTTGCACATGTGTTGTGTTGGTGCAATGGGGGAGTTCGTGTTCGTGGGAGAGATGGGTCAGTCCTGTGTTGCCTCGGTCGCGTCGATGAGGCGCTGCACTGCGGGGATCATCGGCTCGTCCACTGGGTTCAGTCTCCCAGTGGCCCGAAGGTCTTGCAGAATCGCCATCGCCTGCCTCAGCTCGACGAGCCCGGCAGCGCCCTTATTGGTTCCAACTCGGACGAACGAGACAACGAGGTCTCTTTGGTAGTCGGCTCTGTCGGGTTCTTGTTGGGCGAGTTGTTGGGCGATCTGCAGATCCTTCAGAAAGAGATCTTTGGCGTCCTCCGTCTGCCCAAGGGCGAAAAGAAGGTTCCCCAGCTTGTTGTAGGAGACGGAGAGGTCTCTTTGGTAGTCGGCTCTGTCGGGTTCTTGTTGGGCGAGTTGTTGGGCGATGTTGAGTGCTTTGGAGAAGGCGTCCTGAGCCTTATCGCCCTGACCGAGTGCTTTGAAGAGGTCCCCCATGCGTTCGTAGGAGACGGAGAGGTCTCTTTGGTAGTCGGCTCTGTCGGGTTCTTGTTGGGCGAGTTGTTGTCGGATGTTGAGTGCTTTGGAGAAGGCGTCCTGAGCCTTATCGCCCTGACCGAGTGCTTTGAAGAGGTCCCCGACCTTGTTGTAGGAGACGGAGAGGTCTCTTTGGTAGTCGGCTCTGTCGGGTTCTTGTTGGGCGAGTTGTTGGGCGATGTTGAGTGCTTTGGAGAAGGCGTCCTGAGCCTTATCGCCCTGACCGAGTGCTTTGAAGAGGTCCCCCATGCGGTCGTAGGAGACGGAGAGGTCTCTTTGGTAGTCGGCTCTGTCGGGTTCGCTGGCCGTCAGCTCCTCAAAGCGGGCCAGGAGGGAGTTGTGACGTTCGAAGGCCCTAGCTTGGTTCCCGAGACTGATATGCGCCCGGGCCTCCCAATCTGCGATCACCGCGAACTGGCCATGCGTCGGCGGTAGCGTTTCCAATACCTCCGACGCCAGCGCCGCAATGTCCAAAGTGCGCTGGGCCTGTGCGAAGGCCTGAAGACAGCCGAGGGCGCTGGCCGCCGCGGCGTCGAAGTCCTGGCCCTGGAGGAAGTTGCGCACCGCCTCGAGGGCGTCGAGGAGGTCATGGCTCTCGTGCTGATTTCGCCACAGTCGATAGCGGCCGGCCCGGACGCAGCGAGCCGCGTGGCCTTCGGGGGCTAGCTGGGCCAGGACCTCGGCCGTCCAGCGGTGCACAGAAGCGGCACCCTCGGTGGAGGGCTGGAGGAGGGCCAGGGCCTGGAGACGCTGGAAGGCCTGTTTCGCCGCTGCCGCGCTCTCTTCCGAGACCTCTTCTGTCTCCTCACTTCCCACAACCAGCATCCGCGCCGCACCCTCCGGCGTCACCGGCAGATTGGACACTGCCACCTGGAGGAGAATCTCGTCGATGTCCTCTTCCCGGGCAATGGCCAGCAGCTCGGTGAGAAGGACGTCCTGGGCGATCAAGTCCAGGGTCGTTTGCAGGGCTTCGGCGCCGTCGTCGGCGGTGGTCTGCTGCCCGAGCTTTGCCTGCAGCTCCCGCAGCTTCTCCATCAGATGCCGCGGGCGTCGAGCTTCGCCGCCCAGGAGCACGTTGGCGAACTCCAGCGAGCGGGGATGGCCGTCGAGGATGCGGAGGAGCTCGGCCCGCTCCTTCGAGTCGATGCCGCCGTCGTCCTCGGTGCGCTGGAGCGCGTCCAAGCGCAGCATCAGCTTGCGGCTCTCCGCCCGGCTGAGGCGGCCGATGGACAGGTGCTCGAAGAGGCCTTCGAAGCCGGGGATGGGATGACGGCAGGTGATCAGCAGCCGGCCGCGGCCTGCCGCCTGGGCCAGTGACCCCAGAATCTGTGCCACATCAGGATTGAGGAAGTTGCTGCCGCCGACGGTGAGGTTTTGCTCGAAGTCGTCCAAGACGATTACCAGACGCTGGCTCGCCAGCGCCTTCTTGAGCGAGGCCAACCGCTGCAGATCGTCGAGGCCGTCTTCTTTCAGCTCATTTCCGAGCTCGCGGATCCACTTCTTCTTGGAGCCGCGCGCCGCTTCTCGCACGGCATCGACTAAGCCGACGAGATCGAATCGCCCCTTGAAGGCAGAGACCAGATAGCCCGCCTCCACCAGCCGCTGCATCGCGCGGCCCGCCAGGGCGCTCTTGCCCACGCCACCGGTGCCGGTGAGCACTACGCCGGCGTGCTCTCGGCTGTCGGCGCGAAGCGTTCGCAGGCAGTTCCGCAGCTCCCGGCGCCGGCCGATGAGCTCGTCGATGCGTAGCTGGGGCACCGGGCCGGCCACTGTGTGGACCGGCCGCTGGCTAAGGGGCTTCTTCTCGAGCCCGAAGTCCGCCAGGGGGTTTTCTTTTCCCGATACGAAGAGAGCGGCGGTGCTGTACTCCGGCTGGGCGGCGTAGGGATTTCCTCCGGCGCGGGCTTGGGCCTGGCGTTCGGCCTCCAACTCCTTCCTTGCAGCGGCCAGGGCGACGCTGGGCAATAGGTGCTCGCCGCGTGCCAGATGCTGGTAGAAGGCCCGGGCTAAATCGCTGGCATAGCGGTCGCTGACCGAGGTCTGCATGGCCAGGACGGAGGGAACGCCGGCGCGCAGCAGATCCTCGGCGAGGCTGCCGGTCTGGATGTCCTGCACCGCGCCGTGGCAGGCGTTGAGGAAGACCAGCGGTAGCGGCCGGCCTTTGTCGGCCAATGGCCCTACGAGCTCTTCGGCGGTGGTCGGGACTTCCTCTCCGTCCTCGTTCTCCAGCAGAAGCCTTCCCGGCGCGCCATGACAGGAGAGATGGAGCACGTGGTAGGCGTCGGCTTCGATGGCTTTGGCGATCTCCTCCGGGTGCCCCACCTCCAAGATGCGTACCTCTGCGTTCTCATGGATCTCCAGCGGTTCTACCGCGTCGAGAATGTGCTGGAGCTCCCGCTCGTAATCGAGCAATGGCGCATCGGTGGCTTCCTCGTAGGGTGCTCCCACCGCCACCAGGATCTTGAGCGGCCCAGCCATGGTCTGACCGGCAGCTCGGTTCAGGTTGGCGGGCCGGCGCCAGAGAATACACTTGGGGTGGGTCGCGAGGGGTCTGCCGTCGGGTAGCCGGAGGGTTTCGAAGGGCAGGCCCAGCAGCTCAGTCCCTTCGGCCTCGATGCAGAACTCCACCAGCATACCCAGGGGGCTGCCGTCGAGGATCGTCGCCAGGGCTTCGCCGGAGGCTTCGGGGAAGCACAGGGCGCTCATCTGCTGCCCGGTCTCTTGGAGGATGGCTCTCAGCTCGGCTACCACCGCAGCAGCGCGGTCCCGGCGATGGCCCGCCACGGGGCTGCGCAGGAAGGCGGTGCGGGCGGCGACCAGTGCCGGAGGCAGAGCATCGTAGGACACCCGGCCGTGCACCGTGTCCCCGATGCGGATCTCCACGGCCACCCCTGGCTCGGAGTCGGCCTCCGTCGGTGATGGGGACGAGGCGGGGCGTAGGGAGAGGGTGACCCGCTCGACCCGGCCTCTTTCCGCAGACCGCACCGGCGGCGGTCCGGCGCTGCGATTCCGCAGAGCGTCCGCCAGGGCGTCGATCTCTTCGAAACCTCGACGCGCCAGAGGCCGCAGCAGCGGTGGCACCCAAGCCTCCGGATCGAGCATCACCGGAACCAGAACCTTGTCTTCCTGGATGCGGGCGTAGGTCAGATAGTTGACCTCCGCCTCCACCCAGCGGCTGTCGCGGGTGTGGCGCGAGAAGACCACGATTCCGGCATCGGCCCGCTCCAGCCCGTCGTTGATCCGGCCTACCAGATCGTCCCCGCCGGCGATCTCCCACTGGTCGAACCAAGGCTCGAAGCCACGCTCCGCCAGCGCCCGGGCGAGCTCTTCGACCTGGGGTTTGTCCTTGGAAGAATGACTGATAAAAACGCGCATGCTGAGTCCCTCGGAGCTTTCTTCCAAGAGCGTGGACCGGTCACCGTTGGGCTCAGCCCAGATCTATAGTGAGCTCCCTCTGCAAGGGGGAAGCCGCCGAAGACTTGGGTAAAAGCTATGTTGAGGATTTTAGCAGCTGAGGGGCTCTCGGTCGCTCTCGCATCCGTGTGAGCTCCAGGGTAAACCATGAGAATCTGGCGCTCGAAGGCGGATTTTCATGGTTCTTGGGTCCTTTCCCGGCCGTTCCGTCCCAAGCATGCGAACACTAAGGGGCT encodes:
- a CDS encoding phage tail protein; its protein translation is MRFTVNAQRLDPYKNFKFRVKWDGRYVAGVSKVGSLKRSTDVVEHRTGGDPSTVLKSPGQTKYDAITLERGVTHDKDFEQWANKVWNYGAGLGSEVSLKDFRKDLIIEVYNEAGQLAIAYKVFRCWPSEFQALPELDASGNAIAIEMMKLENEGWTRDVEVTEPTEPTFTEPE
- a CDS encoding phage tail sheath C-terminal domain-containing protein; translated protein: MPVPTSYPGVYIEELPSGVRTITGVATSVAAFIGYFRKGPMDEAVQIFNMGDFQRVFGGLHSRSEASYAIQQFFLNGGTEAWVVRTAGGAVEEADVAIQSALGGPTALTVTAANAGVWGNELRVMVDYPGPTSNDRFNLTIALYQTTGGERQLLATETFNNLSMNAADPTFVHRVVNDELAGSKLVEVAANGNLRPQPNGTLSGVLAPFPAITSGAPQVDVTIGTEGTATATLTAVPTTLAEARARLESAIRAANPASRAFAQARVNVVDNRLHVLAGGLEHDARITFAAGGADTTAADLQLLTAQNLEGVLSGDISGVAFPTAAGQQLRVALGGGAPQTLTLGAMNNPGEVATELEAQIRGAGAGAEFTGARVALHSEGGADQLVVVAGTAGTAVAFSAEGADTTVDDLGLDAGTATAIEAAVSGDINPIPAVPNNAEVQVTLGGDGPHTATFGAAVNVLGAIADELQAAIRGAQPANPATFTNARVAAYTGGGENRLVALAGVAGDAVVFTAAPADATTVGELLLDAGNAQANVQQYALGAGAAIAGTAQGAGTPGNDGDPPGAAEIIGDANAKSGLYALEDVDLFNLLCIPRASVVTGDDALHANPQTALAQSAAIITTATNYCEQRRAFLLVDSPSSVDAVQEAKDWLDANAGLRRANAALYFPRVRIPDPLDEFRLRTVGPCGTVAGLYARTDGTRGVWKAPAGTEASLTNVQQLEVPLSNAENGTLNPLAINCLRNFPVYGRVCWGARTLVGSDQEASQWKYVPVRRLALFIEESLFRGTQWVVFEPNDEPLWAQIRLNIGAFMQGLFRQGAFQGSTPKDAYLVKCDHETTTQDDINRGVVNILVGFAPLKPAEFVIIQIQQLAGQIEA
- a CDS encoding CHAT domain-containing protein, with product MRVFISHSSKDKPQVEELARALAERGFEPWFDQWEIAGGDDLVGRINDGLERADAGIVVFSRHTRDSRWVEAEVNYLTYARIQEDKVLVPVMLDPEAWVPPLLRPLARRGFEEIDALADALRNRSAGPPPVRSAERGRVERVTLSLRPASSPSPTEADSEPGVAVEIRIGDTVHGRVSYDALPPALVAARTAFLRSPVAGHRRDRAAAVVAELRAILQETGQQMSALCFPEASGEALATILDGSPLGMLVEFCIEAEGTELLGLPFETLRLPDGRPLATHPKCILWRRPANLNRAAGQTMAGPLKILVAVGAPYEEATDAPLLDYERELQHILDAVEPLEIHENAEVRILEVGHPEEIAKAIEADAYHVLHLSCHGAPGRLLLENEDGEEVPTTAEELVGPLADKGRPLPLVFLNACHGAVQDIQTGSLAEDLLRAGVPSVLAMQTSVSDRYASDLARAFYQHLARGEHLLPSVALAAARKELEAERQAQARAGGNPYAAQPEYSTAALFVSGKENPLADFGLEKKPLSQRPVHTVAGPVPQLRIDELIGRRRELRNCLRTLRADSREHAGVVLTGTGGVGKSALAGRAMQRLVEAGYLVSAFKGRFDLVGLVDAVREAARGSKKKWIRELGNELKEDGLDDLQRLASLKKALASQRLVIVLDDFEQNLTVGGSNFLNPDVAQILGSLAQAAGRGRLLITCRHPIPGFEGLFEHLSIGRLSRAESRKLMLRLDALQRTEDDGGIDSKERAELLRILDGHPRSLEFANVLLGGEARRPRHLMEKLRELQAKLGQQTTADDGAEALQTTLDLIAQDVLLTELLAIAREEDIDEILLQVAVSNLPVTPEGAARMLVVGSEETEEVSEESAAAAKQAFQRLQALALLQPSTEGAASVHRWTAEVLAQLAPEGHAARCVRAGRYRLWRNQHESHDLLDALEAVRNFLQGQDFDAAAASALGCLQAFAQAQRTLDIAALASEVLETLPPTHGQFAVIADWEARAHISLGNQARAFERHNSLLARFEELTASEPDRADYQRDLSVSYDRMGDLFKALGQGDKAQDAFSKALNIAQQLAQQEPDRADYQRDLSVSYNKVGDLFKALGQGDKAQDAFSKALNIRQQLAQQEPDRADYQRDLSVSYERMGDLFKALGQGDKAQDAFSKALNIAQQLAQQEPDRADYQRDLSVSYNKLGNLLFALGQTEDAKDLFLKDLQIAQQLAQQEPDRADYQRDLVVSFVRVGTNKGAAGLVELRQAMAILQDLRATGRLNPVDEPMIPAVQRLIDATEATQD